Within the Nicotiana tabacum cultivar K326 chromosome 11, ASM71507v2, whole genome shotgun sequence genome, the region CATAAATTTAAGgtaattctatttttttcttttttggttttccaCCCGGTGTCATGGTCCGGTATTGGCATTTGCATCTTATGTATGTAGGGTTTATTTTATTCGGAGCTTATTCAATATTATTAGTACAGTAAAGAAAATCATAGCCTGCTACAAGCTTTATTTAATTTGTATTTCTTTTTACATTTCAATGATATTAGACATGATATAACTCTTTTCTCTTTTACCAGTACATTTATCTTTCACCTAATCCTCTTAATAAATTAGTTGCATGtcaattttattttggtattttgtggTTCATAAGTTCCACTTACTAGACAAAAAGAGTGATTGAATCGATACAGAGGTGCACGTGCACTTTGTCCCTGCTGTAATTACTGTCTTTTATATGCGGCAAAGTTTGAACTCATATGATGTGCGTCTAACCCTACACATCATATGCTGGATTTTATCACTTTGCCAAATGCTATACTTTATTCAGATTCATATTATTCCAATATTAAACATTTCTGTCTCTTTGTACTGATTGAAGCATGAATTTTTCTGTTGCAGTGCAATCAGGCTGGAGCAAAACTGCAAGAATACTTGGTTCAATGGCTACTGAAGAGTTATCTGAAACTAAAGAATGGCACGTTGTAAAGAACTGGCGAAAtgtacaaaaagaaaaagaaagagagcgTCGTCGAATTCGCGATAGATTGAGAAGGCAAACAATGAGCCTTGAGGAGAGGGAAAAACATTTAGCTAGACGTAGAAGAAACTATCAATTGAGAAGACAAAAAGTGTTGAATAATTCATTTTCAAGTTATCAAAATTATGAGAGTACTACTAGTGCAGGAAActcaaatgaagaagaaaatcaaGCAATTGTTCCTGTTTCAGGACTTGGGGTTCAATTATCTGAGACTGCATTTCATCCTGAATCATATAAATCACGAGAAGAATCAGCTGCATCATGTTATACATTGCACCAAGGTATGTTAAATATAATATAAGTACATTTTGattagttgtttttttttgttagtaACAATGGTATCTAGGCTAGCTTGCGTGCATCTCGACTATTTCACGGGGTACTTGTTAGCTCCAGAGGCAGACCTTTGCTATACCGATAAGGGTCATTGGCACACATAAAGTTTGGCAAAACttttatgtatacatatatgtctttagaaaatagtgatatattagtAGTGAACACCCTATATATAAAGCAGATTTTAGCTGAATCCAAAAGTGCAACTCCGACcttcaaatcctgggtccgcctctggTTACCTCCCACC harbors:
- the LOC107807867 gene encoding uncharacterized protein LOC107807867; its protein translation is MATEELSETKEWHVVKNWRNVQKEKERERRRIRDRLRRQTMSLEEREKHLARRRRNYQLRRQKVLNNSFSSYQNYESTTSAGNSNEEENQAIVPVSGLGVQLSETAFHPESYKSREESAASCYTLHQGAEERMNKVQRSPNILPLYQIRHLARLLNSLSSDNQEIGTSLTSNNNVTTESTLRRGIRLIDVKRLARALNAN